The Mesomycoplasma ovipneumoniae genome includes a region encoding these proteins:
- the mip gene encoding Ig-specific serine endopeptidase MIP, whose translation MKLRSKILFLLPSILPIIAISCANVDSNLKSISDVEKSLTDLKNKFDSSQNNSSENLNNLLTKINEEIQNLKKILNSDKLGKFNQESEKILSKLSTFSDNDLQNQEKNAEFQKTFSELVSLVQNQKETPKPQNPSPSPNPSPSPIPDPNPDPGQNPGQNPNPNPNHPRPETVSPEKISSLTPQGQTFSIWRDNKRIVEDQYKYDDPKKELEYHRSLNNISSQGGFTTASVLQPRPESFNLPSSSVLEKLNQQAKNANQPYYQNAQLRGFSLPEIGSDGQIKGILINNFVQPPAVPAYWGQEKRTGGSNRNGLPRVLPNDTYRKIAKNSFSFGIRNGKQRDPNDNIENPDATKRVVRSDMSFGTAAILDFEKTENGSYPLKWFFITNAHVAGSLRLANDVPTDKFQVWGRDESNYSEQFRQYNTWTITLRKLKNTTPVHSKLPTSIGEGFETYYDSEEVRVKELEGNLYNNGRDGQYERDSLLVNETPKKPLNVRTIVIGTNALKSSPKDFSSQKVYQNIEEVLDFAVVEVNFDNETQARKMTQDYFDAAQQQNHYQGREENFLDPKVYEKIPPTDFYGFGWPSTQNESQRTLDRYENAADFATRRFQVSPWFNKSENLYFNNNPQDKRWEKGGEFAWTRSYRSFVNLPGITDYFITNPTLTSSYFEIQHAPNEKGDVSSPYLISGQGFLIDNFASGGGVSGTSIRDSNEKVYGLQFASDNAASAAFVLALRSYGYDYKGYYGKYNLPAYDIIYGSKNQFKSYFDAMLQLYGNNSDKKLKTNLFPDGFSESTRKDVFASKSNVVNLPEEIQKRTYSRVVSKIEEGN comes from the coding sequence ATGAAGTTGAGGTCTAAAATTTTATTTTTGTTACCTAGCATTTTACCAATTATTGCTATTTCATGTGCTAATGTTGACTCTAATTTAAAAAGTATTAGTGATGTTGAAAAATCTTTAACTGATCTAAAAAATAAATTCGACTCTTCGCAAAATAATAGTTCAGAAAACCTAAATAATTTACTTACAAAAATTAACGAAGAAATTCAGAATTTAAAAAAAATTTTAAATTCTGATAAATTAGGCAAATTCAACCAAGAATCAGAAAAAATCCTATCAAAACTAAGCACTTTTTCTGATAATGACTTACAAAATCAAGAAAAAAATGCGGAATTTCAAAAGACTTTTTCCGAACTTGTTAGTTTAGTTCAAAATCAAAAAGAAACTCCAAAACCGCAAAATCCAAGTCCAAGTCCTAACCCAAGTCCAAGCCCAATCCCTGATCCGAATCCAGATCCAGGTCAAAATCCAGGTCAAAATCCTAACCCAAATCCAAATCATCCTCGCCCTGAGACAGTTTCGCCTGAAAAAATTTCATCTTTAACCCCACAAGGTCAAACTTTTTCGATCTGAAGAGATAACAAACGTATTGTTGAAGACCAATATAAATATGATGACCCTAAAAAAGAACTAGAATACCATCGAAGTTTAAACAATATTTCTAGTCAAGGTGGATTTACTACCGCAAGTGTTTTACAACCTCGTCCTGAAAGTTTCAATCTTCCAAGTTCATCTGTCCTTGAAAAATTAAACCAACAGGCAAAAAATGCTAACCAGCCTTACTATCAAAATGCTCAGTTACGTGGTTTTTCTTTACCTGAAATTGGAAGTGATGGTCAAATCAAAGGTATTTTAATCAATAATTTTGTACAACCTCCAGCAGTTCCGGCTTATTGAGGCCAGGAAAAGCGAACCGGCGGATCAAATCGCAACGGTTTACCGCGAGTTTTACCAAATGATACTTATCGAAAAATAGCTAAAAATTCGTTTTCTTTTGGAATAAGAAATGGTAAACAACGCGATCCTAATGACAATATTGAAAATCCTGATGCAACAAAACGGGTAGTTCGTTCGGATATGTCTTTTGGAACAGCGGCAATTCTTGACTTTGAAAAAACAGAAAATGGATCTTATCCACTAAAATGATTTTTCATAACAAATGCTCACGTTGCCGGAAGTTTGCGACTTGCAAATGACGTGCCGACTGACAAATTTCAAGTCTGAGGCCGTGATGAGTCAAATTATAGTGAACAGTTTCGCCAATATAACACTTGAACAATTACTCTGAGAAAACTAAAAAATACAACTCCAGTTCATTCAAAATTGCCAACATCAATTGGCGAAGGATTCGAGACTTATTATGATAGCGAAGAAGTTCGCGTTAAGGAATTAGAAGGTAATTTATATAATAACGGTCGGGATGGCCAATATGAACGTGACTCCCTACTTGTCAACGAAACGCCAAAAAAACCTTTAAATGTGCGTACAATTGTAATTGGAACAAACGCGCTAAAGTCTTCACCAAAAGACTTTTCTTCACAAAAAGTGTACCAAAATATTGAAGAAGTTCTTGATTTTGCCGTTGTTGAAGTTAATTTTGACAACGAAACTCAAGCAAGAAAAATGACTCAAGACTATTTTGATGCAGCTCAGCAACAAAATCATTATCAAGGCCGTGAAGAAAACTTCCTTGACCCTAAAGTTTATGAAAAAATTCCGCCAACTGATTTCTACGGTTTTGGTTGGCCTTCAACACAAAATGAAAGTCAAAGAACGCTTGATCGTTATGAAAATGCAGCTGATTTTGCCACCAGACGCTTCCAAGTTTCACCTTGATTTAATAAATCTGAAAATCTTTATTTTAATAACAACCCTCAAGACAAACGTTGAGAAAAAGGTGGCGAATTTGCTTGAACTCGCTCATACCGTTCTTTTGTAAATTTACCCGGAATTACCGACTATTTTATTACAAATCCAACGCTAACAAGTTCGTATTTTGAAATTCAACACGCACCTAATGAAAAAGGTGATGTTTCAAGTCCTTATTTGATTTCAGGGCAAGGCTTTTTAATTGATAATTTTGCCTCTGGTGGTGGAGTTAGTGGAACTTCAATTCGCGACAGCAATGAAAAAGTTTACGGACTCCAATTTGCTTCTGATAATGCTGCCTCAGCGGCTTTTGTTCTGGCTTTACGTTCTTATGGATATGACTATAAAGGTTATTATGGAAAATATAATTTACCTGCTTATGATATAATTTATGGGTCAAAAAACCAATTTAAGTCCTATTTTGATGCAATGTTACAACTTTATGGCAATAATTCTGACAAAAAATTAAAAACTAACTTATTTCCAGATGGCTTTAGCGAATCAACACGAAAAGACGTTTTTGCCTCAAAGTCTAATGTTGTTAATTTGCCAGAAGAAATTCAAAAACGCACATATTCACGGGTTGTATCAAAAATTGAAGAGGGCAACTAA
- a CDS encoding zinc-dependent alcohol dehydrogenase family protein: MKALVYRGDHSIALEDVDKPVIQKPTDAIVRVTKTTICGTDLGIFKGKNPEVASGRILGHEGIGIVEEIGSSVSNVKVGDKVLIGCITPCGKCDNCRVQLYSHCREAEGGWKFGYMINGTQAEYVRVPFADNSLYKYPDTISDEVAVMLSDALPTGHEIGVQYGQVSPGKSVAIIGAGPVGMGALLTAQLYSPAKLIVIDFDKNRLEKAKELGATHTLVPDETLLDKLHEIVGPDGVDVAIEAVGLPQSWDTCQKIVKPGGNISVVGVHGKKVDFNLQNLWIKNLTVTTGLVNTNTLPMLINAVSTGKLPVDGLITHRFNLSDIMKAYDTFLNASDNKAMKIFIDATK, translated from the coding sequence ATGAAAGCATTAGTTTATCGTGGTGATCACAGTATCGCCCTCGAAGATGTTGACAAACCAGTTATACAAAAACCAACAGATGCAATTGTTAGAGTTACCAAAACAACTATTTGCGGTACAGATTTAGGAATTTTTAAAGGTAAAAATCCCGAAGTTGCCTCAGGTAGAATTTTAGGTCACGAAGGTATTGGTATTGTTGAAGAAATAGGTTCAAGTGTTTCTAATGTTAAAGTAGGTGACAAAGTTTTAATTGGCTGCATAACTCCATGTGGTAAGTGTGACAACTGCCGTGTACAGTTATATTCTCACTGCCGTGAAGCAGAAGGTGGTTGAAAATTCGGTTACATGATCAACGGAACCCAAGCCGAATATGTAAGAGTTCCTTTTGCCGATAATAGTTTATATAAATATCCTGATACAATTTCTGACGAAGTAGCTGTTATGTTATCAGACGCGCTTCCAACTGGACACGAAATTGGTGTTCAATATGGTCAAGTTTCACCTGGTAAATCAGTAGCAATTATTGGTGCTGGCCCAGTGGGAATGGGAGCACTCTTAACTGCACAACTATACTCACCAGCTAAATTAATCGTGATTGATTTTGACAAAAACCGTTTAGAAAAAGCCAAAGAATTAGGAGCAACTCACACACTAGTTCCTGATGAGACATTATTAGACAAATTACACGAAATTGTTGGTCCTGATGGTGTTGATGTGGCAATTGAAGCTGTTGGACTTCCACAGTCATGAGACACTTGCCAAAAAATTGTTAAACCAGGCGGAAATATTTCTGTAGTTGGTGTTCACGGTAAAAAAGTCGACTTCAATCTCCAAAATCTCTGAATTAAAAACCTCACCGTAACAACCGGACTAGTAAATACAAACACACTACCAATGCTAATTAACGCTGTTTCAACCGGAAAACTACCAGTTGATGGACTAATTACCCACCGCTTTAACCTTTCTGATATCATGAAAGCTTATGATACCTTCTTAAATGCATCTGACAATAAAGCAATGAAAATTTTCATTGACGCGACAAAATAA
- a CDS encoding putative immunoglobulin-blocking virulence protein, translating to MIFLTKRGKIVLLAATPIIIIPVASALNQYLTSLNFPAFENTYSNSSPSTIAKNEIDKDLKFNSPVTNAIFKQKEETKPNQTRKIEDTKQPIIIKNPEKVEQKKPEIAAPQQAPTLKPKFAPQSATSGPNLIVGTELNRLTQLALQRKASGFSAEIKKLESRIANIDAQVKEINRYYDEEYNRNNGDDAPGSRRSWEEGRRLSLYSCEPAIDCPAIRLDQNKAELERLRREAANPKPLTAEEIELVKQGLLPDADNPYAWGYDDEAKNPTLNRLKAENLSRVFNTPSYYSRVSSSISSLEYTGWTKSDVSNEFSNIFIENGVSGNSIKIYQYTPNEQNEDRANRSPIKAIVLNADDANAFDKFQKIMNQAIKQDNKIQAVVLQNVGSLNSLQNIDPILKAIPPSVIKLTLFLNNPAATRGLRGLENVKLKELELYSDSNAVSQHWSINPNALKNVDFISFDYQNQFNVTKNSGEKLPSSIIFNTLRFDKGDDVAKINEGLEIVFNSKINQRVFQGNFGGKGGWPTFLDFSDTNIKTLKGIWFDELNRVYNINVENWPEPFAKENFKGNRTLKFKRMIFQPDIVGGADAYVVDISDFDGAQFSQRLAFGDPPPPPTEIQFKRNGQEIYGIPLYLKGQNLTGDAKNQLESFIRAANANGQRRITQIYVENDGLKSQLGGQIGNVLIQTKIANQNSEEEGDSYEVEV from the coding sequence ATGATTTTTTTGACAAAAAGAGGCAAAATTGTTCTCTTGGCTGCCACGCCTATAATTATTATTCCGGTTGCTAGCGCTCTTAATCAATATTTAACATCGCTAAATTTTCCGGCTTTTGAAAACACATATTCAAACTCAAGTCCATCAACAATTGCCAAAAACGAAATCGATAAAGATCTAAAATTCAATTCTCCAGTTACAAATGCAATTTTTAAGCAAAAAGAAGAGACTAAACCTAATCAAACTCGAAAAATTGAAGATACAAAACAGCCAATTATAATAAAAAACCCTGAAAAAGTTGAACAAAAAAAGCCAGAAATCGCCGCTCCACAACAAGCGCCAACTTTAAAACCAAAATTTGCACCTCAAAGTGCAACTTCAGGTCCAAATTTAATAGTTGGTACTGAATTAAATCGCCTCACCCAACTCGCCTTACAACGAAAAGCATCAGGATTTAGTGCAGAAATTAAAAAACTCGAATCTCGTATTGCTAATATCGATGCACAAGTAAAAGAAATAAATCGCTATTATGACGAAGAATATAATAGAAATAATGGTGATGATGCCCCTGGTTCACGAAGAAGTTGAGAAGAAGGACGCAGACTTAGTTTGTATTCCTGTGAGCCTGCAATTGATTGTCCAGCAATTCGGCTTGATCAAAATAAAGCCGAATTAGAGCGTCTAAGACGCGAAGCAGCTAACCCAAAACCCTTAACTGCCGAGGAAATTGAACTTGTAAAACAAGGTTTGTTACCTGATGCTGACAATCCTTATGCTTGAGGTTATGATGATGAGGCTAAAAATCCAACGCTAAATCGGCTAAAAGCTGAAAATCTTAGCCGAGTTTTTAACACTCCAAGTTATTATTCTCGAGTTTCTAGTTCAATTTCAAGCCTTGAATACACTGGTTGGACAAAATCTGACGTTTCAAATGAATTTTCAAACATTTTTATAGAAAACGGTGTCTCAGGTAATTCAATCAAAATTTACCAATACACCCCAAATGAACAAAACGAAGACCGCGCTAATCGAAGTCCAATAAAAGCAATTGTTCTAAATGCCGATGATGCTAATGCTTTTGATAAATTTCAAAAAATAATGAACCAGGCAATCAAGCAAGACAATAAAATCCAAGCTGTTGTCCTTCAAAATGTTGGTTCCCTTAATTCATTGCAAAATATTGATCCAATTCTAAAAGCAATTCCTCCTTCAGTTATTAAATTGACTTTATTTTTAAATAATCCAGCGGCAACTCGCGGACTAAGAGGACTTGAAAATGTCAAATTAAAAGAATTAGAACTCTATTCAGATTCAAATGCGGTTTCACAACATTGATCAATTAATCCAAATGCATTGAAAAACGTTGATTTTATTAGTTTTGACTATCAAAATCAGTTTAATGTTACTAAAAATTCAGGCGAAAAACTGCCTTCATCAATAATTTTTAACACACTTCGGTTTGACAAGGGTGATGATGTTGCTAAAATCAACGAAGGTCTTGAAATTGTTTTTAATTCCAAAATTAACCAACGTGTTTTTCAAGGTAATTTTGGTGGCAAAGGTGGTTGACCGACTTTTTTAGATTTTTCTGATACAAATATCAAAACTCTAAAAGGAATTTGGTTTGACGAACTTAACCGTGTTTATAATATAAATGTTGAAAATTGACCTGAACCTTTTGCAAAAGAAAATTTTAAAGGCAATCGAACTTTAAAATTCAAACGAATGATTTTTCAGCCCGACATTGTTGGCGGGGCAGATGCTTATGTTGTTGATATTTCTGATTTTGACGGCGCCCAATTTAGTCAGCGGTTAGCTTTTGGCGATCCACCTCCACCACCAACTGAAATTCAATTTAAGCGAAATGGTCAAGAAATTTACGGAATTCCTCTTTATTTAAAAGGTCAAAATTTAACTGGAGATGCAAAAAACCAACTTGAATCTTTCATTAGGGCAGCAAATGCTAATGGACAAAGACGAATTACCCAAATTTATGTCGAAAATGATGGGTTAAAATCTCAACTTGGCGGTCAAATTGGAAATGTTTTAATCCAGACTAAAATTGCTAACCAAAATAGTGAAGAAGAAGGAGACAGCTATGAAGTTGAGGTCTAA
- a CDS encoding MSC_0619 family F1-like ATPase alpha subunit has protein sequence MSLRVASVLDYVILVKGQYNWKEQQFFQIKNKPEIKAVVIQASYMQAYLLFNNQKGKVEINDELVELPDFDRVATSMEFFGKIIDLSGNIIEPKSVRPQTFLTYRHSAFATAAGVLQRQLLDRQVYTGILSIDLFNPIGFGQRELIVGDRQTGKTHIGINTIINQKNSPTTKCIYVSIGQKRQNLVSLYHDLLKNGAMNNTIVLHAASTSPFDQYLAPYFAMAHAENLSYNYDVVIVFDDLSKHASVWREVALLTNQPIGKEAFPADIFFAHSKLLERSGRFIGRKSITALPILQTVDNDITALVSSNVISITDGQIITSSALFAEGKIPAVNIGLSVSRTGSSVQAKNIRAISKEISSLYYNYQKQIKLAKLDYDLNKETSDLLFKGSQVEQFLVQKGYSYYSPTSVLMGIKIISWGLLKDVADPTKVVNFVQALIETDPFAKQIFAKYTNNEFIDDQLAGSYFATVVNQFLEKTTNTQLEVPLAFPKMEQSLLDSIMQKAQNIGGR, from the coding sequence ATGTCATTACGTGTCGCCTCAGTTTTAGACTATGTTATTTTAGTTAAAGGACAATACAACTGAAAAGAACAGCAATTTTTTCAAATTAAAAATAAACCCGAAATTAAAGCGGTAGTAATTCAAGCCTCATACATGCAAGCTTATTTACTTTTTAACAACCAAAAAGGTAAAGTTGAAATTAATGACGAACTAGTTGAATTACCTGATTTTGACCGTGTTGCCACTTCAATGGAATTTTTTGGGAAAATTATCGATCTTTCTGGTAATATAATTGAACCAAAATCAGTCAGACCACAAACTTTCTTAACTTATCGTCATTCAGCTTTTGCAACTGCCGCCGGTGTTTTACAACGTCAATTGCTTGATCGTCAAGTTTATACCGGAATTTTGTCAATCGATCTTTTTAACCCAATTGGATTTGGACAGCGTGAACTTATTGTTGGCGATCGTCAAACTGGAAAAACACATATTGGAATTAATACAATTATTAACCAGAAAAACTCGCCAACAACAAAATGTATTTATGTCTCAATTGGTCAAAAACGGCAAAATTTAGTCTCTTTATACCATGATCTCTTAAAAAATGGGGCAATGAATAACACAATCGTTCTTCATGCAGCTTCAACAAGTCCGTTTGACCAATATTTAGCCCCTTATTTTGCAATGGCGCATGCTGAAAATCTTAGTTATAATTACGATGTTGTTATTGTTTTTGATGATCTTTCTAAACATGCAAGTGTTTGGCGTGAGGTTGCCCTTTTAACTAATCAGCCAATTGGAAAAGAAGCTTTTCCGGCTGATATTTTCTTTGCCCACTCAAAACTTTTAGAGCGTTCCGGTCGTTTTATTGGGCGAAAATCAATTACAGCCTTGCCAATTCTTCAAACTGTCGACAATGATATTACCGCACTTGTTTCTTCAAATGTAATTTCAATTACTGACGGTCAAATTATTACTTCTTCAGCACTTTTTGCCGAAGGTAAAATTCCTGCAGTAAATATTGGGCTTAGTGTTTCGCGGACAGGTTCATCAGTTCAAGCAAAAAATATTCGTGCAATTTCAAAAGAAATTTCATCATTATACTATAACTACCAAAAGCAAATTAAATTGGCAAAATTAGACTATGACCTTAATAAAGAAACTTCAGATTTACTTTTTAAAGGATCACAAGTTGAGCAGTTTTTAGTTCAAAAAGGTTATTCTTATTATTCACCAACAAGTGTTTTAATGGGAATAAAAATAATTTCTTGAGGTCTTTTAAAAGATGTTGCTGATCCTACAAAAGTGGTGAATTTTGTTCAGGCCTTAATTGAAACTGATCCGTTTGCCAAACAAATTTTTGCCAAATACACAAATAATGAATTTATTGACGATCAGCTCGCTGGTTCATATTTTGCAACAGTAGTTAACCAATTTTTGGAAAAAACAACAAATACTCAACTCGAAGTTCCGCTTGCATTTCCAAAAATGGAGCAGTCATTACTTGATTCAATAATGCAAAAAGCCCAAAATATCGGAGGTAGATAA
- the pepF gene encoding oligoendopeptidase F: MQFKKYSEIPEKHRFDLEVLLEGKTVEENFAEIVQISQKLIEMKDQQFDNVENFLHFKKLEEDFGIKYNKIYNYISNNISTNVVSPVFSQLNEKFSFLMSEFEAKLGSLDVIFYKNEEKIRNWINDERVKPYLKDLNYRLDNKKHKLDDQVEEYLTKTSFGEVSVYKIFSILSNSETKFADIIDEKGDKLPLNSTNYFNYLKTGSPHVRQLAYQNYYSAYLEHKNTFANLFYQHIKSASVDAKTRNYPSLIQACLSSDRFLEDNLQNLFSNVAAAFPIFDKFFHAQKQFYKAKFGTKMNHWDRLVPLVEIKDNYSVEDAQEIVLKSIEPMGEEYVEIVKKSFSDRWIDYHYVPSKRSGAYSIGGSYGLEKKYILMNFDFTINSVHTLAHELGHSLHSYYSDLHQDYHNSSYPIFLAEIASIFNELMVDDYLLKNQDDDKLKFDIVFQKISTFISTVQRQVIWADYEATLYNKMDSGELTGSYDDFVKVYEQIIKKYKPNDDEIDEKSFIYSVIVPHYYYGYYVYKYAIGYLAANVFFQKYKKEGKTAIENYIENFLSKGGSDWPSEILKQAGVDLSDPKMYRQAFTLLESQIDEYIRLGKKIFNIDF, translated from the coding sequence ATGCAATTTAAAAAATACTCAGAAATTCCTGAAAAGCATCGTTTTGACCTAGAAGTTTTACTTGAAGGTAAAACAGTTGAGGAGAATTTTGCCGAAATAGTCCAAATTTCGCAAAAATTAATTGAAATGAAGGATCAACAATTTGATAATGTTGAAAATTTTCTTCATTTTAAAAAACTTGAAGAAGACTTTGGAATTAAATATAACAAAATTTATAATTACATTTCAAACAACATAAGCACAAATGTTGTTAGCCCTGTTTTTAGCCAACTTAATGAAAAATTTTCTTTCTTAATGTCAGAATTTGAGGCTAAATTAGGTTCACTTGATGTTATTTTTTACAAAAATGAAGAAAAAATTCGCAACTGAATAAATGATGAACGCGTAAAACCTTATTTAAAAGATTTAAATTATCGACTTGATAATAAAAAACACAAACTTGATGATCAAGTTGAAGAATATCTTACAAAAACATCTTTTGGTGAAGTTTCAGTTTATAAAATTTTCTCAATTCTTTCAAATTCAGAAACTAAATTTGCCGATATTATCGATGAAAAAGGTGATAAATTACCACTTAATTCGACAAATTACTTTAATTATTTAAAAACCGGAAGTCCTCATGTTCGTCAATTAGCCTATCAAAATTATTATTCAGCTTATTTGGAACATAAAAATACTTTTGCAAATTTATTTTATCAACATATTAAATCTGCCTCAGTTGATGCAAAGACAAGAAATTACCCTTCATTAATTCAAGCTTGCTTGTCTTCTGATCGGTTTTTAGAAGATAATTTGCAAAACTTATTTAGTAATGTCGCTGCTGCTTTTCCAATTTTTGATAAATTTTTTCATGCTCAAAAACAATTTTATAAAGCAAAATTTGGAACAAAAATGAATCATTGAGACCGTTTAGTTCCACTTGTTGAGATTAAAGATAATTATTCTGTTGAAGATGCCCAAGAAATTGTCCTTAAATCTATAGAACCAATGGGCGAAGAATATGTAGAGATTGTTAAAAAATCCTTTTCAGATCGTTGAATTGACTATCACTACGTGCCTTCTAAACGTTCTGGAGCATATTCAATTGGTGGATCTTACGGTCTTGAAAAAAAATATATTCTTATGAACTTTGATTTTACAATTAATTCAGTTCATACTTTAGCTCACGAATTAGGACATTCACTTCATTCTTATTATTCTGATTTACACCAAGATTATCACAACAGTTCATACCCAATTTTTCTTGCCGAAATAGCTTCAATCTTTAACGAATTAATGGTTGATGATTATCTTTTGAAAAATCAAGATGATGATAAGCTCAAATTCGATATTGTTTTCCAAAAAATTTCAACCTTTATTTCAACAGTTCAACGCCAAGTTATTTGGGCTGATTATGAGGCTACTTTATATAATAAAATGGACAGTGGTGAGCTAACTGGTTCATATGATGATTTTGTTAAGGTTTACGAACAAATAATTAAAAAATATAAACCAAATGATGATGAAATTGACGAAAAATCCTTTATTTATAGTGTAATTGTTCCTCATTATTATTATGGATATTATGTTTATAAATATGCAATTGGTTATCTTGCTGCTAATGTTTTCTTCCAGAAATACAAAAAAGAAGGAAAAACAGCAATAGAAAATTACATCGAAAATTTCCTTTCAAAAGGTGGCTCTGATTGACCAAGTGAAATTCTCAAACAAGCTGGCGTTGATCTTAGCGATCCAAAAATGTACCGTCAAGCGTTTACACTTCTTGAAAGTCAAATTGATGAGTATATTCGTCTAGGTAAAAAAATATTTAATATCGATTTTTAG
- a CDS encoding MSC_0618 family F1-like ATPase beta subunit: protein MIGFVSQIWTNVAEIKFQTDLDKIQLEQALTMHQNTTVLVIKKILDANTVRAIVIAKSQPIAVGHQVVNTLTFLQVPVGSTAKNQVFNILAQSQNNAQFKPKTIPINSTVNVTKENFNVRHKLLETGIKALDFFVPIFEGYKIGIFGGAGVGKTVLMKEIIFNVSKQRQKVSSIFVGSGERSREGLELFLELQESNLMSKSTMFVAQMNETPGARSMIVPMGVTAAEYARDYEKEDVLLFIDNIYRFIQATNEVSSALEKNVSIGGYHATMDSDVSFIEDRLYKNENGSITSFQTVFLPMDDLSDPAAISLFTHLDSSFVLSRDKMSRNIFPAFDPLVSTSNSVSVNVIGERHFNAIIAAKSIMKKYKDLEDVILILGFDELDAESKIIVRKALQLENFFTQNFFMAAAFTKEPGVYVPLEKTIDSVIRIIDGEFLDISPSEFAFIGSVDDLAKKEV from the coding sequence ATGATTGGCTTTGTTTCCCAAATTTGAACTAATGTTGCTGAAATTAAATTTCAGACTGATCTTGATAAAATTCAACTTGAACAAGCTCTAACAATGCACCAAAATACGACAGTTTTGGTTATTAAAAAAATTTTAGATGCAAATACAGTTCGGGCAATTGTGATTGCTAAATCTCAGCCAATTGCCGTTGGTCACCAAGTTGTCAATACACTAACTTTTTTACAAGTTCCAGTTGGTTCTACTGCTAAAAATCAAGTTTTTAACATTTTAGCCCAATCACAAAATAATGCCCAATTTAAGCCAAAAACAATTCCAATTAATTCAACAGTTAATGTTACCAAAGAAAATTTTAATGTTCGTCACAAATTGCTTGAAACTGGAATTAAAGCGCTTGATTTTTTTGTACCTATTTTTGAAGGTTATAAAATTGGAATTTTTGGTGGTGCTGGAGTTGGTAAAACTGTTTTGATGAAGGAAATAATTTTTAACGTTTCAAAACAAAGACAAAAAGTTTCGTCAATTTTTGTTGGTTCGGGTGAGCGTTCCCGTGAAGGTCTTGAGTTATTCTTAGAACTTCAAGAGTCAAATTTAATGTCAAAATCAACAATGTTTGTTGCCCAAATGAACGAAACTCCTGGCGCACGTTCAATGATTGTGCCAATGGGAGTTACAGCTGCTGAATATGCTCGTGACTACGAAAAAGAAGATGTGCTTTTGTTTATTGACAACATTTACCGTTTTATCCAGGCTACTAATGAAGTCTCAAGTGCCCTTGAAAAAAATGTCTCAATCGGTGGTTACCATGCAACAATGGACTCTGATGTTTCTTTTATTGAAGATCGCCTTTATAAAAATGAAAATGGTTCAATTACTTCGTTCCAAACTGTTTTCTTGCCAATGGACGATCTTTCTGATCCAGCGGCTATTTCGCTCTTTACTCACCTTGATTCTTCATTTGTACTCTCACGTGATAAAATGTCAAGAAATATTTTCCCAGCTTTCGATCCTTTGGTTTCAACCTCAAACTCAGTTTCGGTAAACGTTATTGGTGAAAGACATTTTAATGCAATTATTGCCGCTAAGTCAATTATGAAAAAATACAAAGACTTAGAAGATGTTATTTTGATTCTTGGATTTGATGAACTTGATGCTGAAAGTAAAATAATTGTTCGTAAAGCGCTTCAACTTGAAAACTTTTTCACCCAGAATTTCTTTATGGCCGCTGCCTTTACTAAAGAACCTGGAGTTTATGTTCCACTTGAAAAAACAATTGACTCAGTAATTCGAATTATTGATGGTGAATTTTTAGATATTTCCCCATCAGAATTCGCCTTTATCGGCTCAGTTGATGATCTTGCTAAAAAGGAAGTCTAA